In the genome of Rhodoferax sp. BAB1, one region contains:
- a CDS encoding UbiD family decarboxylase translates to MDTELMTKQQPPNVPRSDLREWLAHLEATGRLAVLREGVALKHRLAAVAKRLDGHQASYFPDAGGTGMPVVSGFMSRRSWIAEAMGVPESDMLAHFRKAADSPLPWREVQAAQAPCQQEVVRGADVLKLLPVPTHSEHDNGPYITAGLVIARNPVTGVQNVSINRIQVHSGTRMAILMLPRHLLAFYKEAESRNQVLEVAVVIGVDPLTLLASQAIAPIDYDELGIAGALHGVPLPVVKCQTNEVRVPANSEIVIEGRLLPGVREPEGPFGEFPKYYSARERREVIEVDAITHRHNPIFHTIVPAEMEHLLLGSIPREATLLAHLQRSFPNVLDVHLSIGGVGRYHLFVKLRKTHEGQPKNVICAAFGAHYDIKQVIVVDDDVEVHDPKQVEWAVATRFQADRDLVVIAGAQGSVLDPSTTVGQDYPDGGAPPAHLQGLSAKMGLDATRPVAYHEHVFTKVRVPGEADVDLRQEVRSEARIDWRTGGVKA, encoded by the coding sequence ATGGATACAGAGCTCATGACGAAGCAGCAGCCCCCCAACGTACCCCGCTCAGACCTACGCGAATGGCTGGCGCATCTGGAGGCCACCGGTCGGTTGGCCGTGCTGCGCGAGGGCGTGGCGCTGAAGCACCGGCTGGCCGCCGTTGCCAAGCGGCTCGATGGTCACCAGGCCAGCTACTTTCCTGATGCCGGTGGCACTGGCATGCCCGTGGTGTCGGGTTTCATGTCGCGTCGCAGCTGGATCGCCGAGGCCATGGGCGTGCCCGAGTCCGACATGCTGGCGCATTTTCGCAAGGCAGCCGACAGCCCGCTACCCTGGCGCGAGGTGCAGGCTGCGCAGGCGCCCTGCCAGCAGGAGGTCGTGCGGGGTGCCGATGTTCTCAAGCTGCTGCCGGTGCCGACCCACAGCGAACACGACAACGGCCCTTACATCACGGCCGGTCTGGTGATCGCACGCAACCCGGTGACGGGCGTGCAGAACGTCTCGATCAACCGCATCCAGGTTCATTCAGGAACCCGCATGGCCATCCTGATGCTGCCCCGCCACCTGCTGGCCTTCTACAAGGAGGCCGAGTCGCGCAACCAGGTGCTGGAGGTGGCGGTGGTGATCGGGGTGGACCCGCTGACGCTGCTGGCCTCGCAGGCGATTGCGCCGATCGACTATGACGAACTCGGGATTGCGGGGGCCTTGCACGGCGTGCCTCTGCCGGTGGTTAAGTGCCAGACTAACGAGGTGCGGGTGCCGGCCAACAGCGAGATCGTGATCGAGGGGCGGCTGCTGCCCGGCGTGCGCGAGCCCGAAGGGCCGTTCGGCGAGTTTCCGAAATACTACAGCGCGCGCGAGCGCCGCGAGGTGATCGAGGTGGACGCCATCACGCATCGCCACAACCCGATCTTCCACACCATCGTGCCGGCGGAAATGGAGCACCTGCTACTGGGCTCCATCCCGCGCGAGGCCACCTTGCTGGCGCACCTGCAGCGCAGCTTCCCCAATGTCCTGGACGTGCACCTGTCGATCGGCGGGGTGGGGCGCTACCACCTGTTCGTCAAGCTGCGCAAGACGCACGAAGGCCAACCCAAGAACGTGATCTGCGCCGCCTTCGGTGCCCACTACGACATCAAGCAGGTGATCGTGGTCGACGACGATGTGGAGGTGCACGACCCGAAACAGGTGGAGTGGGCCGTGGCCACGCGCTTCCAGGCCGATCGCGACCTCGTGGTGATTGCCGGGGCACAGGGCTCGGTGCTCGATCCGTCTACCACCGTCGGCCAGGACTACCCGGACGGCGGCGCGCCGCCGGCACATCTGCAAGGGCTGAGCGCCAAGATGGGCTTGGACGCGACCCGTCCGGTGGCCTACCACGAGCATGTGTTCACCAAGGTGCGCGTCCCCGGCGAGGCCGATGTCGATCTGAGGCAGGAGGTGCGCTCTGAGGCTCGCATCGACTGGCGTACCGGTGGCGTCAAGGCATGA
- a CDS encoding DUF3833 domain-containing protein produces the protein MKRRLLLTGAAALGATTLAACASPTVADYANEKPQLDLRRYFNGTVDAWGVFTDRSGKVVKRFTVVMNCSWTGESGREVGVLDEDFVYSDGTTQKRIWTLKRQPGVGTQGRYTGTAGDVVGEAQGEERGNAFYWGYYLDLPVDGRNIVVRFDDWMYQMNDRVMLNRATMSKWGVTLGEVTLSFTKR, from the coding sequence ATGAAACGTCGTCTGCTGCTCACCGGTGCCGCTGCGCTCGGCGCCACCACCCTGGCCGCTTGTGCCTCGCCCACAGTGGCCGACTACGCCAACGAGAAACCGCAACTCGACCTGCGCCGTTATTTCAACGGCACGGTCGATGCCTGGGGCGTCTTCACCGACCGCTCGGGCAAGGTCGTCAAACGCTTCACCGTGGTCATGAACTGCAGCTGGACGGGTGAGAGCGGCCGCGAGGTCGGCGTGCTCGACGAGGACTTCGTCTATTCCGACGGCACGACGCAGAAACGCATCTGGACGCTCAAGCGCCAGCCCGGTGTGGGGACCCAGGGGCGTTACACCGGCACCGCCGGCGACGTGGTGGGCGAGGCCCAGGGCGAAGAGCGCGGTAATGCCTTCTACTGGGGCTACTATCTGGACCTGCCGGTGGACGGGCGCAACATCGTCGTGCGCTTCGACGACTGGATGTACCAGATGAACGATCGCGTGATGCTTAACCGCGCCACCATGAGCAAATGGGGTGTGACGCTGGGCGAAGTCACCCTGTCCTTCACCAAGCGCTGA
- a CDS encoding TIGR02444 family protein, translated as MTSDPIRHDDPMQSPLWRYALALYAKSGVASACLALQAHAGVDVCVLLYALFAANRGRPLTPAQLEASDQRVRGWRERVILPLRHLRQDMKDGIAPVPQALLELIRQEVKQAELQAEQVTLAMLHLEFQAQAAPPAAGSRSESTVREVVRLYLQLSQLPAQHLQLPQVQQAIESLEHQAGAMPHEQPRGPA; from the coding sequence ATGACCAGCGACCCGATCCGCCACGATGACCCGATGCAGTCGCCCTTGTGGCGCTATGCGCTGGCTCTGTACGCCAAGTCCGGGGTGGCGTCCGCTTGCCTGGCCCTGCAGGCGCACGCCGGCGTAGATGTCTGCGTCCTGCTGTATGCGTTATTCGCCGCGAACCGGGGCCGGCCGCTGACGCCGGCGCAGCTGGAGGCGTCAGACCAGCGGGTGCGCGGCTGGCGTGAGCGCGTGATCCTGCCGCTGCGCCATCTCCGCCAAGACATGAAAGACGGCATCGCCCCGGTCCCGCAGGCGCTGCTGGAACTCATCCGGCAAGAGGTCAAGCAGGCCGAACTGCAGGCCGAGCAGGTGACCCTGGCCATGTTGCATCTCGAATTCCAGGCGCAGGCTGCGCCACCCGCTGCCGGTTCGCGCAGCGAATCAACTGTCCGAGAGGTGGTTCGCCTGTACCTGCAACTCAGCCAGCTGCCCGCGCAGCACCTGCAACTGCCGCAAGTGCAACAAGCAATAGAGAGTCTTGAGCACCAGGCAGGCGCGATGCCTCACGAGCAGCCCCGCGGACCCGCCTGA
- a CDS encoding LysR family transcriptional regulator, with amino-acid sequence MEFRQIQYFLSLYDEGSMTKAASRLNVVQPALSMQLAKLESELGQQLFIRSTRGMEPTPAGRQMYKLFRPVMGDFARARELLMQTDGELSGHVSIGLIATVAQDLLAGAVTEFSEAHPRVTLSLSDGYTPALCQAVTEGLLDAAIINQPRRKLALNSHPVLSEDFVLATGLRHAPLSETVALRQATALKLVLPTRLHGLRDILESFAQVEGVELSPALEVDSMNALLQLVEMGSYATLLPRIAVRSRVEEGTLLAHTIVEPPLVRHVVCVTHPRRALSPAASAFIAMLEQHAQSRTATSPTTPVRP; translated from the coding sequence ATGGAATTCCGCCAGATTCAATACTTTCTCTCGCTCTACGACGAAGGATCGATGACCAAGGCGGCCAGCCGCCTGAACGTGGTGCAGCCGGCCCTGAGCATGCAACTGGCCAAGCTGGAAAGCGAGCTCGGACAACAGCTCTTCATCCGCAGCACGCGGGGCATGGAGCCCACGCCTGCAGGGCGTCAGATGTACAAGCTGTTTCGCCCGGTGATGGGCGACTTTGCCCGCGCGCGCGAACTGCTGATGCAGACGGATGGCGAACTCAGCGGCCACGTGTCCATCGGGCTGATTGCCACCGTGGCGCAGGACCTGCTGGCCGGCGCCGTGACCGAATTCTCCGAAGCCCATCCACGCGTTACCCTGTCGCTGAGTGATGGCTACACGCCCGCCCTGTGCCAGGCCGTGACCGAAGGGCTGCTGGACGCGGCCATCATCAACCAGCCACGTCGCAAGCTGGCCCTCAACAGCCACCCTGTGCTGAGCGAGGACTTCGTCCTCGCGACGGGGCTGCGGCACGCGCCGCTGAGCGAGACCGTCGCGCTGCGCCAGGCCACAGCCCTCAAGCTGGTGCTGCCCACGCGACTGCACGGCCTGCGCGACATTCTGGAGAGCTTCGCCCAGGTCGAAGGCGTCGAGTTGTCGCCTGCGCTGGAAGTGGATTCGATGAACGCCCTCCTGCAGTTGGTCGAGATGGGCAGTTATGCCACCCTATTGCCACGGATCGCCGTTCGCAGCCGGGTGGAGGAAGGCACCCTGCTGGCCCACACCATCGTGGAGCCGCCGCTGGTGCGCCACGTCGTGTGCGTCACCCACCCGCGGCGGGCCTTGAGCCCGGCGGCGTCGGCCTTCATCGCCATGCTGGAGCAACACGCGCAGTCCCGGACAGCAACATCTCCAACAACACCAGTCCGTCCCTGA
- a CDS encoding SDR family NAD(P)-dependent oxidoreductase, translated as MALNPPLRDWAGKTVWLVGASSGIGQACADLLHAQGATVFVSARKASLLDAWVAAHPGADGQGRPRAVALPLDVTDRRALQLATDALAARGPLDLVVYCAGYYLPIDARDYRLDEMLRHEQVNYVGALYLLEAVLPHLKRQAAAGQDGHLSLVSSVAGFRGLPRSLAYGPTKAALINLAEALYLDLSVLGLGVSVVNPGFVETPLTAQNDFRMPALITPEVAAREMLAGWARGDFELHFPKRFTRWLKFMRLLPYRLYFPLIRKFTGL; from the coding sequence ATGGCTCTCAATCCCCCCCTGCGTGACTGGGCCGGCAAGACGGTCTGGCTGGTGGGTGCCTCCAGCGGCATCGGCCAGGCCTGTGCCGACCTGCTCCACGCCCAGGGTGCCACGGTGTTTGTGTCGGCGCGCAAGGCGTCTCTGCTCGATGCCTGGGTCGCTGCGCATCCGGGGGCCGATGGCCAGGGCCGCCCGCGTGCCGTGGCCCTGCCGCTGGACGTGACGGATCGCCGTGCCCTGCAACTGGCCACCGACGCCCTGGCTGCACGCGGCCCGCTGGACCTGGTGGTGTACTGCGCGGGTTATTACCTGCCCATCGACGCCCGTGACTACCGGCTGGACGAGATGCTGCGCCACGAGCAGGTCAACTACGTGGGCGCCCTCTACCTGCTGGAGGCGGTGTTGCCTCACCTGAAGCGGCAGGCCGCGGCCGGGCAGGACGGGCACCTGAGCCTGGTCAGCAGCGTGGCGGGTTTCCGCGGCCTGCCCAGGAGCCTGGCCTACGGGCCGACCAAGGCCGCCCTCATCAACCTGGCCGAGGCGCTCTACCTGGACCTCTCTGTCCTGGGCCTGGGTGTGAGCGTGGTCAACCCCGGTTTTGTCGAGACACCGCTGACCGCACAGAATGATTTCAGGATGCCGGCTCTCATCACGCCCGAGGTCGCGGCGCGCGAGATGCTGGCCGGCTGGGCGCGCGGTGACTTCGAACTGCATTTCCCCAAACGCTTCACGCGCTGGCTCAAGTTCATGCGCCTGCTGCCTTATCGCCTCTATTTCCCACTGATCAGAAAATTCACCGGACTATGA
- a CDS encoding tripartite tricarboxylate transporter substrate binding protein has protein sequence MSGNSKIPPLSRRRSLSGAMLALVACGALLGNVQALAQAFPSKPVRIVVPYPPGGFNDTLGRLVANQLSRTWKQSVIVDNKPGGGTVIGTQAVAMSPADGHTLLVIQFPFAANPWLHKSLPYDSEKAFAPVVLAGRSPMLLVTHSSSSLRTVDDVLARARAKPAALNYGSSGAGSSNHLAMAYFESMAGVRLMQVPYKGSTPLLTDLAGGQLDLAFDALPHALPFIQSGKMRAIAIANAKRSPLMPDLRTVGESGVPNYEVSSWHGFVVPAGTPAALIERLNRDINAVLATDEVRNIFAQQGVVPDGGTPAQFKSFIDGQMALWKKVIVQGNITAE, from the coding sequence GTGTCTGGAAATTCCAAGATTCCCCCGCTGTCGCGCCGGCGTTCCCTGTCGGGCGCCATGCTGGCCTTGGTGGCCTGCGGCGCGCTCCTCGGCAATGTCCAGGCACTGGCCCAGGCTTTTCCGAGCAAGCCGGTGCGCATCGTCGTACCCTACCCGCCGGGCGGCTTCAACGACACTTTGGGCCGTCTGGTGGCCAACCAGCTCAGCAGGACCTGGAAACAGTCCGTGATCGTGGACAACAAGCCCGGTGGTGGCACCGTCATCGGTACCCAGGCCGTGGCCATGTCGCCAGCCGACGGCCACACCTTGCTGGTGATCCAGTTTCCGTTTGCTGCCAACCCCTGGCTGCACAAGTCGTTGCCTTACGACAGCGAGAAGGCCTTCGCGCCGGTGGTGCTGGCGGGCCGCTCGCCCATGCTGCTGGTGACCCACTCGAGCTCGTCCCTGCGCACCGTGGACGATGTGCTGGCGCGAGCCCGGGCCAAGCCCGCAGCGCTGAACTACGGTTCCTCGGGCGCGGGCTCCTCCAATCACCTGGCGATGGCCTACTTCGAGTCGATGGCCGGCGTGAGGCTCATGCAGGTGCCCTACAAGGGCAGCACGCCCCTGCTGACCGACCTGGCCGGTGGTCAGCTCGACCTGGCCTTCGACGCCTTGCCCCATGCGCTGCCTTTCATCCAGTCGGGCAAGATGCGCGCGATCGCCATCGCCAATGCCAAGCGCTCGCCGCTGATGCCGGACCTGCGCACGGTCGGCGAGTCCGGGGTGCCGAACTATGAGGTGTCTTCCTGGCACGGCTTTGTGGTCCCCGCCGGCACGCCGGCGGCCTTGATCGAGCGCCTGAATCGCGATATCAACGCGGTGCTCGCCACGGACGAGGTCCGGAACATCTTTGCCCAGCAGGGTGTCGTCCCCGATGGCGGCACGCCGGCCCAGTTCAAGTCGTTCATCGACGGCCAGATGGCTTTGTGGAAAAAAGTCATCGTGCAAGGAAACATCACGGCCGAATAA
- a CDS encoding nuclear transport factor 2 family protein — protein MSHAVEKIAVFFETLTPQSIERFSQFYTEDAYFKDPFNEVRGIPAIQRIFRHMYETLDEPHFVVTGRVVEGEQVLLTWDFHFRFRNFKSNELQTIRGATHLRLAHDGRIRSHRDYWDAAEELYEKLPVVGGLMRWLKQRANR, from the coding sequence ATGAGCCACGCCGTCGAGAAAATCGCCGTCTTCTTCGAAACGCTGACGCCCCAGAGCATCGAGCGTTTCAGCCAGTTCTATACCGAGGATGCCTACTTCAAGGACCCGTTCAATGAAGTGCGGGGCATTCCGGCCATCCAGCGCATCTTCCGGCATATGTACGAAACGCTGGACGAGCCGCATTTTGTCGTCACGGGCCGCGTGGTCGAGGGCGAGCAGGTCCTGCTGACCTGGGATTTCCACTTCCGCTTCCGCAACTTCAAGAGCAACGAGTTGCAGACCATCCGCGGGGCCACGCACCTGCGCCTGGCCCACGACGGGCGCATCCGCTCGCACCGCGACTACTGGGACGCGGCCGAGGAGCTCTACGAGAAACTGCCCGTGGTGGGCGGGCTGATGCGCTGGTTGAAGCAGCGCGCGAACCGCTAG
- a CDS encoding UbiX family flavin prenyltransferase translates to MSRPDRKRLIVAITGASGAIYGVRLLEQLRDLPEWETHLIVSAAGVLTAAEELNLKRADIEALADVVHNAKDIGAAVSSGSFRTAGMVIAPCSMKTLAEVAHGMADNLVSRAADVVLKERRRLVLLARETPLNLAHLRNMTAVTEMGGIVFPPVPAFYTRPSSIDDVVNHTVGRVLDLFEIDHTHLVRRWQGLGVQDQ, encoded by the coding sequence ATGAGCCGGCCCGATCGCAAGCGACTGATCGTCGCCATCACGGGCGCCAGCGGCGCGATCTACGGCGTGCGCCTGCTCGAGCAGCTGCGCGACTTGCCGGAGTGGGAAACCCATCTGATTGTGTCGGCCGCGGGCGTCCTGACCGCCGCCGAGGAGCTCAACCTCAAACGCGCTGACATCGAGGCGCTGGCTGATGTCGTGCACAACGCCAAGGACATCGGCGCGGCGGTCTCGAGCGGCTCGTTCCGCACCGCGGGCATGGTGATCGCACCGTGCTCGATGAAGACGCTGGCGGAGGTCGCCCACGGCATGGCCGACAACCTGGTCAGCCGCGCGGCCGACGTAGTGCTCAAGGAGCGCCGCCGCCTGGTCCTGCTGGCACGCGAGACGCCGCTGAACCTGGCCCACCTGCGCAACATGACCGCCGTGACGGAGATGGGCGGCATCGTGTTCCCGCCGGTGCCGGCCTTCTATACCAGGCCATCGTCGATAGACGACGTGGTCAACCACACAGTGGGGCGGGTGCTCGACTTGTTCGAGATCGACCACACCCATCTGGTGCGCCGTTGGCAGGGGCTCGGCGTCCAGGATCAGTAA